The DNA segment TTTCGAACGGCAGTTTCTCGACTTTCTGGCCGAGCGCGGTCACCTCTTGCCGGACGACGTCTAGAAGTCCATCCAGGAGCCCCGCTGCATCGCGGACTTCTTCTACCAGCCGAACGTCGTCGTCTTCTGCGAAGGTCCCGCTCATGATGCCGCAGATCAGCGGCCTCTTGACGAATACGTGCGCCGCGAGTTGGTTGCGCGCGGGTATCGCGTCATCGTCGTCCGCTGGGACGCGGATCTGGCAGCTTCGGTGCAGGCCTTTCTCGAGATCTTTGGGAGAAGAAAATGAGCGCTTTCGTTGCGTTCCCACAAATTCAGGAGCTGTGGGCACGCAGCATGCCGGAGACTGGCCCTCCGGGCTGTTTAGACGGCCAGGCCTGCGGGAAAAGGCCGGCCAGATTCTCCGGACTCACAGATCTTCGCCCGAGGCTCCCAGGTCAAGGAGATCCTAGCGCGGGGCGAGGGGCCTTTCGATCATATCGGGCTGGCCAATGAAATGCTCTGTTTGACCAGAACCTCGATCCGCTTCAGGTCGCGCTCACCGAACTCGCGCCGAGCACGCACATACTGCGAGTTCCAGAGGCCGGAGTCGCGAACGGTCTGGCTGTAGGCATACTGGCCCAACCACGCGGCGGAGGGATGGCACCTCGGGCACTGGGAGAGGCAGGCGATCAGCCTGGCCTCGAAGTCGTTTCTCTCCCTCATGTCGTCGATCCGCACGCACCTGAAGCGGAACTTCTCGCGTAACAGGCGGGATACCTCAGCCTCAGTCGGACGACACCGCACGCAAGTGTTTGCGCTCTGCTTCTCCCAGTGTCCCTTTCCAGGCGCGGGCTGGAGGCAGGGGTGGTCCGGATCTGCCCGGCGCATGAGGGCGCCTCCGAGAAGCCTCCTGAAGACGCTGCTGTTTTTGGTCCCCGAATAGTGAAGTCGCAGGCGGCTAACCAAGCCATTCTGGCTTCTCGGATGGTTCCCGACTCGGACGACGCGAGGGAGGCCCGTGTGGTCGGAGACCTCGCCGTCCTCGTAGAAGAAATAGAGACCGTTGTCGGGGAGACCGGGTCCTGGCGCGTGGTGCATCGGCAGCGCGTCCAGAAGCGTGTGCAGGGCCGCGCACAGTTGCTCCGAGGTCATGGCAGCCTCTGGAGGCTGCAACCAACACCTTCAGCGATTTTTCTAACGTGTTCGGGGAGAAACGCACCCTGGGATAAGGCGTGCCGCGCGACCCGGCCCCAGCGGCGCGGGCTCACACCGGTGCTGCCTCCTGGCACGTTGACGGCATAGGACTCATAGCCTCTCGTGAGGGCCTCGACGGCCTCGCGGTATCGGTCGCTCAAAAGCAGATAGACATACCTGATCCGCGGAAACGTTGCGATGAACTCGTTCTGAAACCCGCTTCCTCCGAGGGCGTCGCGCCAAAGGAGTTTCACTGAGCGACCGCTAGGTGCCTGGTCCGTGCTGATC comes from the Dehalococcoidia bacterium genome and includes:
- the yaaA gene encoding peroxide stress protein YaaA, whose amino-acid sequence is MPKERAGAFYKSGRDSVKVARAWDTNQALSDKPTMPAARRYCGQLYSALGWPVDQPPEARGALLIVSSMFGLIGPQDPIPEYELISTDQAPSGRSVKLLWRDALGGSGFQNEFIATFPRIRYVYLLLSDRYREAVEALTRGYESYAVNVPGGSTGVSPRRWGRVARHALSQGAFLPEHVRKIAEGVGCSLQRLP